CGCACAAATATAGAAGCTCCATATCCGGCGTGTTCAACAGCCTTGATGATTTCTGTTTTGTCTATATGGACATCATCATAATCCACAGTCATACTATTTGAAAGTAGATTTACTTCTACAGAATTGACCCCATCCAGTTTTTTTACTGTCTTTTCCACATTTGCCGAACAAGCGGAACAAGTCATGCCCGTTACATTAAACTTTTGGTTCATATTTTCACCTCATTATCATTTATATAACTATACCCCTAGGGGGGTGTCTGTGATTATAGATTACATGACCTACTTTATTTTGTCAAGAACTTTTATATATATACCAAAACACACGAGGATTTAATCACTCGTGTGTTTTATATATTTTAAGTTCATCTTCTACAACAATACGGCATCAATTAACTTCTTCGTATACTCTTCCTTAGGATTCATGATTACTTGGTCGACTGTTCCTTCTTCGACAATTTGACCTTGATACATGACCAGTACCCTATCACAAAACTGCTGTACTAATGCGATATCGTGGCTAATAAAAAGATAAGACATACTTTGTTCTTTTTTTAGTTTATCTAACAATTCAATGATCTGCTTTTGCACTGTTACATCTAAAGCGCTGGTGACTTCATCACAAATTAAGAGGTCAGGGCTTGTCATGATAGCTCTTGCAATGGCTGCCCTTTGGCATTCACCCCCACTAACTTCATGTGGATATTTCAAAGCGTATTCTCTTGGTATACCAACCAAATCTAAGAACCCATACATCCGCAGCTTTGCATCTGATTTAGAGATTCCTTGATTGAGCATTCCTTCTATAATGCTAGATCCTAGTTTAATTCTTGGATTAAAGGAATCTACAGGCATTTGAAAAATCAATTGCATGTTTTTGTACAGTTTCTTCCGTTCTTTCCGTGTTAAACCTGTAATGTCTTTGCCTTTAAAATAAATACTTCCATTATCTGGTCTTTCTAAACAGGTTATTATTTTAGCTACAGTACTCTTGCCAGAACCGCTTTCACCTACAATACCTAAACATTCTCCTTCTTTCATTGTAAAAGAAACATCATCAAGAGCCTTGTGGAGAGTATTCTTCTTCGTAAAGGTTTTACTTATGTCTTTTAATTCCAATATTGTATTCAACCATTTTCCCTCCTGATTCTAGGTACTGCTTCGATAAGATTTTTTGTATACTCTTCTTGGGGATGAAAAACAATTTGGTCTTTCGTTCCGTATTCAACAATATTTCCCTCTTTCATTACTACAACGGTATCTGCCATATAAGAAATAACACCGATATTATGGCTGACAATCACGATTGCCGTACCATATTCATCCCGCATTTTCATCATTTCTCGGATTACCTGCAATTGTATGGTCACATCTAAAGCAGAGGTTGGTTCGTCTGCAAAAAGGAGGGATGGCTTTAAAAGCATGCCCATCATTATTCCTACCCGTTGGTTCATTCCTCCAGACAGTTCAAAGGGATAACTTTTTAAAATTCGATTTCCATCCTTAAAGTTTAATTTATCTAAAAGCGCTAATCCTTTAGACTTCGCTTCTTCTTTCGTAATCTTTTTGTGTTGACTCATACTTTCATATAATTGATCGCCAATAGTACGAACTGGGCAAAGAGCACTTTCAGAATTTTGAAAAATCATTCCCATTTCATAGCCTCGAATATTTTGAAACTCTTGAGAATTATAATCTAAGATATTTTCACCTTTATAATAAACATGACCTTTTGTTACAGCTCCAGTAGGTCCCAGTAGGCCCATAGCAGCTTTTATCAACGTGCTCTTTCCACTTCCTGATTCACCAACGATTCCTAAGATTTCACCTTCTTTTACCTGAAAGCTTATATCCCTTACATAAGGCCGAGCATTATAGCTGATTTCCACATTCTTCATAGCAAGTAATATTTCTCTCATTTGATCATCTCCAAGGCATCTAATACTTTTCATTGCTTGATTTATTCTGCATGAATAAATACGAATACTCCCACTTAAAGCTTTCAGAGGGGAGGAGAAAGCTAAGTGGGAGATTAGGTGTCTGTAAACACGGACTTCGTTTACTGTATCTCTAAGTTTGCTGTGATTTCATAATAATCTGAAGGATGTGCTTCAAACCCTGTTATATTTGACTTCATTACAAAGGACATCTGTAGATGAGATGCAAATATAAAGCTCACATCGTCAAGGATAATCTGCTGCATTTGAACTGCTAAATCGGAACGCTTATCCTTATTGAATTCGTTTCTCAACTCTCCTGCTTGTTTTTCTAGTTCCTCATTGTAATAGCCACCTCGATTTTTAGCAGATGATTTTAAGCTGTGAGTTGTAAAAAAATACTCTGGGTCTCCTGTTGGAGCTGTAACAAAAGCACTTGCATAGATATCCCAATTGCCGGATTCAAGAAAATCTCTATGATTCTCAGTAGAGTTTACTTTAACGTCTATTCCAATTTCTTTTAGAGTTGCCTGTACGGATTCTGCTAAGAGTGGTAATTCTTGGCGTCCTGGATATGTAAGCCATCTAATAGTCAGATTTTTTCCGTCCTTGTCCACAAAACCGTCATTATTGGTATCTTTCCATCCCGCTTCCTCTAATCGCTTTTTCGCAGCATCAACATCGTAAGTAGGCCCTTTAACTGCTTCATTTCCAAATTTAAAATTAGATGGGAATACTCCTACAGCTGGTGAACCATTGCCATTTAAAAGCACCTCAGTAAAGCCTTCCTTGTCAATACCCATGGCAATGGCCTTTCTTACATTAAGATCCTGTAATGCTGGTGTATCAAAGTTTAATTGAGCAAAAAATGCGCGAGAAGTATTGGTTGAACTTATTTTATAGTCGTTATTATCTTCAAATAATGAATAGCTAGCATATGGTAGCCCCTGAGTTGCATCAATTTCTCCTGATTGAAGAGCCATAGTAAGGGTATCTCCATCTGTAATAGTCTTTACATTTACACGGTCTACCTTCACCTCTCCACCCCAATAGTTTTCATTCTTTACTAAATTAATTTCAGTATCAGAAACTTTCTCTGCAATATAAGGACCTGTTCCCGCTACATTACGATCTTCTGTAACGCCATATTCCATATCGATGATGGCCCCATATGGATCACTTAAATAATTAAGTAGTGCTGGTACTTTTTCTTCAGAAACGATAGTAATAGATTGACCATCAGCAGTGATCTCCTTGATTTTTAAGTCACCTGGAGCACGATCGTGAACTGCAATAAGATTATCGAGACATTCCTTTACAGCTTGTCCGTCCATTTTTCTACTACTTGAAAAGTTTACATCATCTCGAAGATTAATCTTAACTGTATACTCATCTATCTGTTCATAGTCTGTAGCTAGCCAAGGTTCAATTTCCATAGATTCATTAAATTTAAACAAAGTCTCACCTACACCATAACGAACAGATGACCAACCTGAATAATCGAAGTGAGGATTTAACCCTGAATTTCCCATTTCAGGTCCATATGCTGTTGTACCGTAATTAAATACTTTCTCTTGAGGCTTTTCACTGATTCCCTCATTGTTTGAAGATTGTCCACATCCTGTAAACAGTGTTACTATCATAATAGCTACTAATAATAGGGGCATAATTCTTTTAATTATTTTCATTTTATTATCTCTCTCTTTCATGTATTTGAAAATTGTTGAGGCTTTACCCATAGTAGCAGAATAAAAACTTATGTCAGAAGTTCCATTATAATTTTGGGGATCTAAAACATCTCGTATGGTATCTCCTAGTAAATTAAAAATCGTTACGGAAACAAAAATGGCAAAACCCGGTGCGAATATAACCCAAGGTGAAGTTTGTATCATGCTGCGTCCATTGCTCATCATTGACCCCCATTCTGCCATTGGGGGCATTGCTCCAAGACCTAAAAACGATAATCCAGCGAGCTCCATAATCATTGTACCTAAATCTAATGTAGCTGTTATTAATATAGGGGCAAAGATATTCGGCAGAATTTGTTTAAAAATGATTTTGCCAAAACTACTATTTGATAGAATAGCAGCTTGAACATAAGGCATATTTTTTATAGTGAGTACTTGTCCTCTTGCCAGTCTTGCGTATTTAGGCCAAGAAATAACCGCCAGAGCAATAACTGCATTCATAATGCCTCCACCTAAAACACCTGCTACTGCAATGGCAAATACCATTCCAGGAAAGGCTAAGAAAATATCAGAAATTCGCATAATAAAAGAATCGAATTTGCCACCTAAATATCCACAAATGACTCCTACTAAGGAGCCAGAAATCGAAATCATCCCTAATAATAATAAAGAAGAAAAAATAGTAGCTCTAGATCCCATTATTACCCGAGAAAGTATATCGCGACCATATCGATCTGTTCCAAAAATATGCTCTTTTCCTGGTGCCTGAAGTGCATTAGACAAATTCTGTGCATAGGGATCATAGGGAACTATTTTATGTGCAAAAAGAGCAACTAGTAGTAATGTCAAGGCTAGACAAATCAAGATAATTAACTTAAGTTTAACTGGGCCTCTGTATTTTTTTGTCCTGTATTGTTTTGTTCTATCTTTCTTTACAAAACCCATTCTACTCCTCCTGATTTAGTCGAACTCTTGGGTCTAAGTAGTGGTATAAGATGTCCGTTATTAAATTTACGAGTACATAAATAATAGCCATCCAAACAACATAAGCTTGTATCATAGGATAATCGCGCATCATAATGGAATCTACTGCTAGTTTCCCTACACCATCCCACATAAAAATGGATTCGATAATAGCAGTACCTCCCAAGAGAGAACCAATTGATAAAGACATTAATGTCACCAAAGTAATCATGGATACCCTTAATACACTAGCAAAGAGAATTGTCCTTTCTTTTACTCCCCTAGCTTTAGCTCCTATAACATAAGGTTTTCCTAATTCTTCTAAAACCGTTGTTCTCACTTGTCTCGTATATTTTGATGCCATAGAGATCGATAGGGTTAGTGTAGGTAGAACTAGACTTTTCCATTCATTATTCCCCATTACAGGCAGCCACTTTAATTTTAACGAAAAGAAGTAAATTAGTAATAGAGATACAAAAAAGCCTGGCAGTGAATTTCCAATAAAAGTAAAGAATCGAATGCAATAATCTGTAAATCTATTATGTCTCACCGCTGATATAATGCCAAAGGGTATAGAAATAACTATAGTAGTAATAATGGATGAAAGCGTCAATAAAATCGTAAAGGGTAATTTAGATACAAAGGTTTCAAATACCGGTCTTCCAGATACAAAAGACACGCCCATATCACCTTTTAGCATTCCCACCAACCAATTAAGATACTGAACTAAAAATGGCTTCTCAAGACCTAATTCTGCTCGTTTAGCAGCTACTATTTCTTCTGATGCTGTTCCTCCTGCGTTTTCGTATATTGCATCAATTACATCCCCCGAAGCAGTCTGCATTAATGCAAAAGTAATAAAACTGATAGCAATGATGACAGGCACAAGATGAATCAATCGTTTTCCAATGTATCTCCACATTTTGTCTCCTTAAGCAAAAAACTGCTGGCATCTGTTATCAGTTGCTAATGTCTAACCAACCTTAATACAACACCTTTCATTCTTATCTCTTTTGAATAATCAAATTAGGTATCGTTTCCAGCTACCAGCATTTTGCATTCCTTTTAAGTCACTTTTTTATTTGCCAAATAAGTTCGTATTATGATTATTTATATTATTTTTCTGCTCGTATCATAAAGCCCAAACTATCTGGGTAGAGTGCAATTTCCTCTTCTGTCCAAGTTGTTTCATATATAGTTGTATCCGTTAATACCTTTGAAAATCCGATATTTAATAAAATCATTGAATCCCACTGAGGTCTTTGGTACCTGCTAAGAGGAAGTTGTCTACTAATAGACTCCATAATATCGCTCTCTGAATAAAAGTGATAATCGCAGTACAGTTTATCAATGTCAACATTACTATGCTCTGCCTTATTGTCATCAAAAAGATATCCATACCAATTGGCATCAAAATTGAGCATACGACCACCTTTTTTAAGAACACGATGCCAGTCTGTATACGCATCAACTGGTCGTTCTAAATTCCAAGTAAGATTACGAGTAATAATAACATCAAAGGACTCATCGTCAAAATCTAAAGAGTGCGCATCCATCTGACGGAATGTAATCTTATCTTTACAATCCTTTGCATTGCTTGCAGCCTGCTTTAACATTTCTTCAGTATAATCTACAGCAACTACATCATAGCCTGCTTTAGCTAGTAGAATAGCAAAAAATCCTGGACCTGTTCCAATATCAAGTATTTTAAGTTCCTTTCCTTCGTGCTTTGGAAAATTTTCTAATAACACATTTATCCAAACTTTTTTATTATCATCCTCTAAACATTTTTTGATTCCATCTGAATAAGATACAGAGCGTTTTGACCAATAGGATTCGATATCCTTTAACAATGTTTTCACTATAATAACCTCCTCAAAATAAAAGAACCACAAAATACGTCATCTTTCTGATGACAGTACCTTCGTGGTTCCATCGTGTTCTCTTATTTTTAATTTTTATTTTAACTTTCAATCAATGACTGCTCTAGTTTATCTTTTGGCTGCATTCTTGCAGCAATTTACGTTACTTTCTGTAACAACTTTATCTTAACATATAAACTTTATTTGTTCAATATTTTTTAACAAGGTGAGCAATTATTTTAAAATTTATTTTAATAGTGAGATTGCCTTTCACGCTTAACAAATCCCATATCTCTTAATTTTGCCAGATGCTTTCAAATTTTAGGTTGCGATTCGCTCATTATTCCCTGCAACTGACATACACAAAGGATTTTATGGTATAACAAAATTAAAATTCTTAATCCGGTTTCATCTAATAATACTTTAAATAAACTAGCTTTTATTTTTTTAATCTTTGTGCTAAATCCTTGATTTTTTCTTCTATTGTATTAATCACCGCGATGAATTCCTCATCGCTTTTACCCGTAGGATCATCAAGGCCCCAGTCTTCTTTT
The DNA window shown above is from Alkalibaculum bacchi and carries:
- a CDS encoding ABC transporter ATP-binding protein — encoded protein: MREILLAMKNVEISYNARPYVRDISFQVKEGEILGIVGESGSGKSTLIKAAMGLLGPTGAVTKGHVYYKGENILDYNSQEFQNIRGYEMGMIFQNSESALCPVRTIGDQLYESMSQHKKITKEEAKSKGLALLDKLNFKDGNRILKSYPFELSGGMNQRVGIMMGMLLKPSLLFADEPTSALDVTIQLQVIREMMKMRDEYGTAIVIVSHNIGVISYMADTVVVMKEGNIVEYGTKDQIVFHPQEEYTKNLIEAVPRIRRENG
- the nikC gene encoding nickel transporter permease; translated protein: MGFVKKDRTKQYRTKKYRGPVKLKLIILICLALTLLLVALFAHKIVPYDPYAQNLSNALQAPGKEHIFGTDRYGRDILSRVIMGSRATIFSSLLLLGMISISGSLVGVICGYLGGKFDSFIMRISDIFLAFPGMVFAIAVAGVLGGGIMNAVIALAVISWPKYARLARGQVLTIKNMPYVQAAILSNSSFGKIIFKQILPNIFAPILITATLDLGTMIMELAGLSFLGLGAMPPMAEWGSMMSNGRSMIQTSPWVIFAPGFAIFVSVTIFNLLGDTIRDVLDPQNYNGTSDISFYSATMGKASTIFKYMKERDNKMKIIKRIMPLLLVAIMIVTLFTGCGQSSNNEGISEKPQEKVFNYGTTAYGPEMGNSGLNPHFDYSGWSSVRYGVGETLFKFNESMEIEPWLATDYEQIDEYTVKINLRDDVNFSSSRKMDGQAVKECLDNLIAVHDRAPGDLKIKEITADGQSITIVSEEKVPALLNYLSDPYGAIIDMEYGVTEDRNVAGTGPYIAEKVSDTEINLVKNENYWGGEVKVDRVNVKTITDGDTLTMALQSGEIDATQGLPYASYSLFEDNNDYKISSTNTSRAFFAQLNFDTPALQDLNVRKAIAMGIDKEGFTEVLLNGNGSPAVGVFPSNFKFGNEAVKGPTYDVDAAKKRLEEAGWKDTNNDGFVDKDGKNLTIRWLTYPGRQELPLLAESVQATLKEIGIDVKVNSTENHRDFLESGNWDIYASAFVTAPTGDPEYFFTTHSLKSSAKNRGGYYNEELEKQAGELRNEFNKDKRSDLAVQMQQIILDDVSFIFASHLQMSFVMKSNITGFEAHPSDYYEITANLEIQ
- a CDS encoding class I SAM-dependent methyltransferase, which produces MKTLLKDIESYWSKRSVSYSDGIKKCLEDDNKKVWINVLLENFPKHEGKELKILDIGTGPGFFAILLAKAGYDVVAVDYTEEMLKQAASNAKDCKDKITFRQMDAHSLDFDDESFDVIITRNLTWNLERPVDAYTDWHRVLKKGGRMLNFDANWYGYLFDDNKAEHSNVDIDKLYCDYHFYSESDIMESISRQLPLSRYQRPQWDSMILLNIGFSKVLTDTTIYETTWTEEEIALYPDSLGFMIRAEK
- a CDS encoding ABC transporter ATP-binding protein, with amino-acid sequence MNTILELKDISKTFTKKNTLHKALDDVSFTMKEGECLGIVGESGSGKSTVAKIITCLERPDNGSIYFKGKDITGLTRKERKKLYKNMQLIFQMPVDSFNPRIKLGSSIIEGMLNQGISKSDAKLRMYGFLDLVGIPREYALKYPHEVSGGECQRAAIARAIMTSPDLLICDEVTSALDVTVQKQIIELLDKLKKEQSMSYLFISHDIALVQQFCDRVLVMYQGQIVEEGTVDQVIMNPKEEYTKKLIDAVLL
- the nikB gene encoding nickel ABC transporter permease, with protein sequence MWRYIGKRLIHLVPVIIAISFITFALMQTASGDVIDAIYENAGGTASEEIVAAKRAELGLEKPFLVQYLNWLVGMLKGDMGVSFVSGRPVFETFVSKLPFTILLTLSSIITTIVISIPFGIISAVRHNRFTDYCIRFFTFIGNSLPGFFVSLLLIYFFSLKLKWLPVMGNNEWKSLVLPTLTLSISMASKYTRQVRTTVLEELGKPYVIGAKARGVKERTILFASVLRVSMITLVTLMSLSIGSLLGGTAIIESIFMWDGVGKLAVDSIMMRDYPMIQAYVVWMAIIYVLVNLITDILYHYLDPRVRLNQEE